A single window of Luteipulveratus halotolerans DNA harbors:
- a CDS encoding GlcG/HbpS family heme-binding protein, with protein sequence MPSIPTLSLDDAKRVIAAAEAESSTQGQPSNIAVVDAGGNLVAHVRMDGAWLGSIDISINKAFTARAFDTATKDLGDLAQPGEQFYGINASNDGRVMIFAGGIPLERDGQVVGAVGVSGGTGVQDQAVAEAAASAY encoded by the coding sequence ATGCCATCTATTCCTACATTGTCGTTGGACGACGCCAAACGTGTCATCGCGGCAGCAGAAGCTGAATCCAGCACGCAGGGTCAGCCCAGTAACATCGCCGTCGTCGATGCCGGCGGCAATCTCGTCGCTCACGTACGGATGGACGGAGCGTGGCTGGGCAGCATCGACATCTCGATCAACAAAGCTTTCACGGCCCGAGCGTTCGACACAGCCACCAAAGACCTCGGCGACCTCGCCCAACCCGGTGAGCAGTTCTACGGCATCAACGCCTCCAACGACGGTCGGGTGATGATCTTCGCCGGTGGCATCCCGCTCGAGCGCGACGGCCAGGTCGTCGGCGCCGTCGGCGTCAGCGGAGGAACCGGCGTCCAAGACCAGGCCGTCGCCGAAGCCGCCGCCAGCGCCTACTGA
- a CDS encoding GlxA family transcriptional regulator: MRIGLIAIDGCFGSAVASVIDIVRVADGARGDVDPRIDPIELAILGPKRTVTTTASMTLSVDHPLSESAEFDVVVVPALGTLTAAATNDALQSRDARSVIASLGCLDDATTRIAAACTGVFAVAETGRMDHRRATTSWFLGPEFLKRYPTVALDLDTMVVVDGNLVTAGAAFAHIDLALSLVRSISPDLAQHVAKLLIIDERPSQAAFVAYEHLRHEDPIVVEFERFVRARLDEPFNVAFVAQSLGTSRRTLERRVRAALNLTPLGFVQRLRIERARHLSATTDLTSADIALRVGYANAETLRSLLRRERRRS; the protein is encoded by the coding sequence ATGCGTATCGGACTGATCGCGATCGACGGCTGCTTCGGTTCGGCTGTCGCGTCGGTCATCGACATCGTGCGGGTGGCCGACGGAGCCCGCGGCGATGTCGACCCGCGGATCGACCCGATCGAACTCGCCATCCTCGGACCGAAACGGACAGTGACCACGACGGCATCGATGACCCTGTCGGTGGACCACCCGCTGTCGGAGTCCGCAGAGTTCGACGTGGTCGTCGTCCCTGCGCTTGGAACCCTCACGGCCGCCGCTACCAACGACGCCCTCCAGAGCCGAGATGCTCGTTCGGTCATCGCCTCGCTCGGGTGCCTCGACGACGCGACCACCCGGATCGCCGCGGCGTGCACCGGCGTGTTCGCTGTGGCCGAGACCGGACGGATGGATCATCGGCGGGCGACGACCAGCTGGTTCCTGGGGCCGGAGTTCCTGAAGCGCTATCCGACCGTCGCCCTCGATCTCGACACCATGGTCGTGGTCGACGGGAACCTCGTCACCGCCGGCGCCGCCTTCGCCCACATCGACCTCGCGCTCTCACTCGTGCGATCGATCAGCCCCGACCTGGCCCAACATGTCGCCAAGCTCCTCATCATCGACGAGCGTCCGTCGCAGGCGGCCTTCGTCGCCTACGAACATCTCCGGCACGAGGACCCGATCGTCGTCGAGTTCGAACGCTTCGTGCGCGCCCGCCTGGACGAACCGTTCAACGTCGCCTTCGTCGCGCAGTCGCTCGGCACCAGCCGGCGCACCCTCGAACGACGAGTCCGTGCGGCGCTCAACCTCACTCCGCTCGGCTTCGTCCAACGGCTTCGCATCGAACGAGCTCGGCACCTCTCGGCAACCACGGACCTCACCTCCGCCGACATCGCGCTACGGGTCGGCTACGCGAACGCCGAGACTCTGCGCTCCCTCCTGCGCAGGGAGCGACGCCGTTCCTGA
- a CDS encoding DUF2505 domain-containing protein translates to MKISVDWTYTAAPDEVWAMTSSTEFQDRKCADAGAQSYDSSVTADGDRTVIVTTREMATEGVPDALRSLAGRTVTITETQTWGPAAADGSREAEVRVEAKGQPVSMNGKVRMAPAADSTAVSLTGDLKARVPLVGGRIEKAVAPVIEAAARSEAEVGEEWLAG, encoded by the coding sequence ATGAAGATCAGCGTCGACTGGACCTATACCGCCGCACCCGACGAGGTCTGGGCCATGACCAGCTCGACCGAGTTCCAGGACCGCAAGTGTGCTGATGCGGGCGCCCAGTCCTACGACTCCAGCGTCACCGCCGACGGCGACCGCACCGTCATCGTGACGACCCGCGAGATGGCCACCGAGGGCGTACCCGATGCGTTGCGCTCGCTGGCCGGTCGCACCGTCACCATCACCGAGACGCAGACGTGGGGTCCGGCTGCGGCCGACGGGTCACGTGAGGCCGAGGTCCGCGTCGAGGCCAAGGGGCAGCCGGTGTCGATGAACGGCAAGGTCCGGATGGCGCCCGCCGCCGACAGCACTGCTGTCTCGCTGACCGGCGACCTCAAGGCGCGAGTTCCGTTGGTGGGCGGGCGGATCGAGAAGGCCGTGGCCCCGGTGATCGAGGCGGCCGCACGCTCCGAGGCCGAGGTCGGCGAGGAGTGGCTCGCCGGCTGA
- a CDS encoding NAD-glutamate dehydrogenase, with translation MSAPVQSRDDILRETAELEESGGDIPGWLIRRYFRHVAEDDLSECGSPMLAGIIRSHRELAAQRPDGTARVRIFQPTQEHDGWTCSYSVLQVVTDDMPFLVDSVTAALARADRDVHLLIHPQLVVRRNALGDIEEIRDVDSAPGPEHGEAGAVDESWMHLEIDLGPDEAADAALVRTLEKVLEDARVAVDDWAKMHTECETLMTELESAPPSSVPTEIVQRTQGFLRWLADDHFTFLGYKEYSLDTVDGEDVLRSVPGTGLGILRWDRAGSQSDSFSRLTPEARATARDPQLLIITKANSRATVHRTAYLDYIGVKTFDADGNVVGEKRFLGLFTSSAYTESVRRVPIVRERVAKVLARAGFAPDSHSGKDLLQVLETYPRDELFQTSSEQLYAVATKVLRLSERRQSHLFLRRDDYGRFVSALVYLPRDRYNTTVRLSMERILRDEFDAETVDYTTSVGDAVLARIHFVVRLRPGAQVPDVNEASLQQRIVEATRTWGERLGDMSRAEDGDDAAARVISLYSRAFPEAYKEDFSPRQGVADLRRIEALEGQDHTLLTLYRDPGADDHERRFKLFRRSKLVLTDVLPVFTDLGVKVTDERPYAMHRADGEKVYVYDFGLRATDAGVWGSTEQDLAGVREVFQDAFAAVWEGDAESDGFNALVLKGRLRWRQVVVLRAVAKYLRQIGFTFSQDYLVSALVGNVDLARALVELFEVRFDPDFASGDRDAAEDDVVRRIEAALEDVASLDHDRIIRAFMGVMRATLRTNAFQRDEDGSRRPVVSLKIDCQAVPGLPSPKPMFEIWCYSPRVEGVHLRFGKVARGGLRWSDRREDFRTEILGLVKAQMVKNAVIVPTGSKGGFVAKSLPDPSDRDAWMAEGISSYKAFISGLLDLTDNLVAGEVVPPQRVVRHDPDDTYLVVAADKGTATFSDIANGVAQDFGFWLDDAFASGGSAGYDHKAMGITARGAWESVKRHFRDLGVDCQTEPFTAVGIGDMSGDVFGNGMLLSEQTRLVAAFDHRHIFIDPEPVTSTSYAERRRLFELPRSSWADYDTTLISQGGGVWPRTAKAIPVSERAARALGIEGGATTLTPAELMKAILLADVDLFWNGGIGTYIKSAVESSADIGDRANDAIRVDGKQLRCKVVGEGGNLGASQLGRIEAARAGVRINTDAIDNSAGVDTSDHEVNIKILLTDRMRDGDLTLDQRNELLQSMTDDVAERVLRHNYEQNTLLGNARAQEHLMLPVHERLIRWLEKRGELDRALEFLPSKGEIKKRAEAGLGLTSPEFSVLVAYSKLALKTDLAESGLTEDPWFAGTLRDYFPQALRERYADQLAEHPLRREIVINAVANSMINRGGITFAFRAQEETGASPEQVARAYVIAREVFGMSDFVAAVEALDNRVPTAAQTTLYLEFRRLIDRAVRWLLHSRPSHLDVTAEIERFAPVVAELAPQVPQLLRGDERERWERNATGRFAEGGIPAELAERGAALLDTFSLLDIAEQARATGESPQAVAELYFTLSESLGIDRMLLSVSQLPRDDRWDALARGAVRDDLYSVLDALTGAVLAGTPTDLSAQERAERWSGDHDAAIGRATQALAGIDELDTPGLAPLSVALRTLRTVIRSGSAT, from the coding sequence ATGTCTGCACCTGTGCAGTCCCGGGACGACATCCTTCGCGAGACCGCGGAGCTGGAGGAGTCGGGGGGTGACATCCCTGGTTGGCTGATCCGGCGCTATTTCCGGCACGTGGCCGAGGACGACCTGTCCGAGTGCGGCTCACCGATGCTCGCCGGCATCATCCGCAGCCACCGTGAGCTCGCGGCCCAGCGTCCCGACGGCACCGCGCGGGTCCGCATCTTCCAGCCCACGCAGGAGCACGACGGCTGGACATGCTCCTACTCCGTGCTGCAGGTCGTCACCGACGACATGCCGTTCCTCGTCGACTCGGTCACCGCAGCCCTCGCGCGCGCCGACCGCGACGTGCACCTGCTCATCCACCCCCAGCTCGTCGTACGCCGCAACGCCCTCGGCGACATCGAGGAGATCCGCGACGTCGACTCCGCGCCGGGACCTGAGCACGGCGAGGCCGGTGCCGTCGACGAGTCGTGGATGCACCTCGAGATCGACCTCGGCCCCGACGAGGCGGCCGACGCCGCGCTGGTCCGCACGCTCGAGAAGGTCCTCGAGGACGCCCGGGTCGCGGTCGACGACTGGGCCAAGATGCACACCGAGTGCGAGACGCTCATGACCGAGCTGGAGAGCGCACCGCCGAGCAGCGTCCCCACCGAGATCGTCCAGCGCACCCAGGGCTTCCTGCGCTGGTTGGCCGACGACCACTTCACCTTCCTCGGATACAAGGAGTACTCGCTCGACACTGTCGACGGTGAGGACGTACTCCGCTCGGTGCCCGGCACCGGCCTGGGCATCCTGCGCTGGGACCGTGCGGGCAGCCAGTCCGACAGCTTCAGCCGGCTCACGCCCGAAGCCCGCGCGACCGCGCGTGACCCGCAGCTGCTGATCATCACCAAGGCCAACTCGCGAGCGACGGTGCACCGGACCGCGTACCTCGACTACATCGGCGTCAAGACGTTCGACGCCGACGGCAACGTGGTCGGCGAGAAGCGCTTCCTGGGCCTGTTCACCTCCAGCGCCTACACCGAGTCCGTACGCCGGGTGCCGATCGTGCGCGAGCGCGTCGCCAAGGTGCTCGCCCGGGCCGGGTTCGCGCCGGACAGCCACTCCGGCAAGGACCTGCTGCAGGTGCTCGAGACCTATCCGCGCGACGAGCTGTTCCAGACCAGCTCCGAGCAGCTCTACGCCGTCGCCACCAAGGTGCTGCGGCTGAGCGAGCGCCGCCAGTCGCACCTGTTCCTGCGCCGTGACGACTACGGCCGGTTCGTCTCGGCCCTGGTCTACCTCCCGCGCGACCGCTACAACACCACCGTGCGGCTGAGCATGGAGCGCATCCTGCGCGACGAGTTCGACGCCGAGACCGTCGACTACACCACCAGCGTCGGTGACGCGGTGCTCGCCCGGATCCACTTCGTCGTACGCCTCCGGCCGGGTGCGCAGGTGCCCGACGTCAACGAGGCGAGCCTGCAGCAGCGCATCGTCGAGGCCACCCGCACCTGGGGTGAGCGGCTGGGTGACATGTCACGCGCCGAGGACGGCGACGACGCCGCAGCCCGCGTGATCAGCCTCTACTCGCGGGCGTTCCCCGAGGCCTACAAGGAGGACTTCAGTCCTCGTCAGGGTGTCGCCGACCTGCGTCGCATCGAGGCGCTCGAGGGTCAGGACCACACGCTGCTCACGCTCTACCGCGACCCCGGCGCCGACGACCACGAGCGCCGGTTCAAGCTGTTCCGTCGCTCCAAGCTGGTGCTCACCGACGTGCTCCCGGTCTTCACCGACCTCGGCGTCAAGGTCACCGACGAGCGGCCTTACGCCATGCACCGCGCTGACGGCGAGAAGGTCTACGTCTACGACTTCGGCCTGCGTGCGACCGACGCGGGCGTGTGGGGGAGCACCGAGCAGGACCTCGCCGGCGTTCGTGAGGTGTTCCAGGACGCGTTCGCCGCGGTCTGGGAGGGCGACGCCGAGAGCGACGGCTTCAACGCACTCGTGCTCAAGGGTCGGCTGCGCTGGCGCCAGGTCGTCGTCCTGCGTGCGGTCGCCAAGTACCTGCGCCAGATCGGCTTCACGTTCAGCCAGGACTACCTCGTGTCCGCGCTCGTCGGCAACGTCGACCTGGCGCGCGCTCTGGTCGAGCTGTTCGAGGTGCGGTTCGACCCCGACTTCGCCTCCGGCGACCGTGACGCGGCCGAGGACGACGTCGTACGCCGCATCGAGGCGGCTCTCGAGGACGTCGCCAGCCTCGACCACGACCGCATCATCCGTGCGTTCATGGGTGTGATGCGAGCGACGTTGCGTACCAACGCTTTTCAGCGCGACGAGGACGGCAGCCGTCGTCCTGTGGTGAGCCTCAAGATCGACTGCCAGGCGGTGCCGGGCCTGCCCAGCCCCAAGCCGATGTTCGAGATCTGGTGCTACAGCCCGCGCGTCGAGGGCGTGCACCTGCGGTTCGGCAAGGTCGCCCGAGGTGGTCTGCGCTGGAGCGACCGACGCGAGGACTTCCGCACCGAGATCCTCGGCCTGGTCAAGGCGCAGATGGTCAAGAACGCCGTCATCGTGCCGACCGGGTCCAAGGGTGGTTTCGTCGCCAAGAGCCTGCCCGACCCCTCCGACCGTGACGCCTGGATGGCCGAGGGCATCTCCTCGTACAAGGCGTTCATCTCGGGCCTGCTCGACCTCACCGACAACCTGGTCGCCGGTGAGGTCGTGCCGCCGCAGCGCGTCGTGCGTCACGACCCCGACGACACCTACCTCGTGGTGGCGGCCGACAAGGGCACCGCGACGTTCTCCGACATCGCCAACGGTGTCGCCCAGGACTTCGGCTTCTGGCTCGACGACGCGTTCGCCTCGGGCGGCTCGGCGGGTTATGACCACAAGGCGATGGGCATCACCGCCCGCGGCGCGTGGGAGTCGGTCAAGCGGCACTTCCGCGACCTCGGCGTCGACTGCCAGACCGAGCCCTTCACCGCGGTCGGTATCGGAGACATGAGCGGCGACGTCTTCGGCAACGGCATGCTGCTGTCGGAGCAGACGCGGCTGGTGGCGGCGTTCGACCACCGGCACATCTTCATCGACCCCGAGCCGGTGACGTCGACCTCGTACGCCGAGCGGCGCCGGCTGTTCGAGCTGCCGCGCTCGTCGTGGGCCGACTACGACACCACGCTGATCTCCCAGGGTGGTGGCGTGTGGCCGCGTACGGCGAAGGCGATCCCGGTGAGCGAGCGGGCCGCTCGTGCCCTCGGCATCGAGGGCGGCGCAACGACGCTCACGCCCGCCGAGCTGATGAAGGCGATCCTGCTGGCCGACGTCGACCTGTTCTGGAACGGCGGCATCGGCACCTACATCAAGTCCGCCGTCGAGAGCAGTGCCGACATCGGTGACCGCGCCAACGACGCCATCCGCGTCGACGGCAAGCAGCTGCGCTGCAAGGTGGTCGGCGAGGGCGGCAACCTCGGCGCCAGCCAGCTCGGGCGCATCGAGGCCGCGCGCGCCGGCGTACGCATCAACACCGACGCGATCGACAACTCCGCCGGTGTGGACACCTCCGACCACGAGGTCAACATCAAGATCCTGCTCACCGACCGCATGCGCGACGGCGACCTCACGCTCGACCAGCGCAACGAGCTGCTGCAGTCGATGACCGACGACGTCGCCGAGCGTGTGCTGCGGCACAACTACGAGCAGAACACCCTGCTCGGCAACGCCCGGGCCCAGGAGCACCTGATGCTCCCGGTGCACGAGCGGCTGATCCGGTGGCTGGAGAAGCGTGGTGAGCTCGACCGTGCGCTGGAGTTCCTGCCCAGCAAGGGCGAGATCAAGAAGCGCGCCGAGGCGGGCCTGGGCCTGACCTCGCCGGAGTTCTCGGTGCTGGTCGCCTACTCCAAGCTCGCGCTGAAGACCGACCTCGCCGAGAGCGGTCTCACCGAGGACCCGTGGTTCGCAGGCACCCTGCGTGACTACTTCCCGCAGGCGCTGCGCGAGCGGTACGCCGACCAGCTGGCCGAGCACCCGCTGCGGCGCGAGATCGTCATCAACGCCGTCGCCAACAGCATGATCAACCGGGGCGGCATCACCTTCGCGTTCCGGGCGCAGGAAGAGACCGGTGCCTCTCCGGAGCAGGTCGCGCGGGCCTACGTCATCGCCCGCGAGGTCTTCGGGATGAGCGACTTCGTCGCGGCGGTCGAGGCACTCGACAACCGGGTGCCCACGGCGGCGCAGACCACGCTCTACCTGGAGTTCCGCCGGCTCATCGACCGTGCGGTGCGGTGGCTGCTGCACAGCCGACCGTCCCACCTCGACGTGACGGCCGAGATCGAGCGGTTCGCGCCGGTCGTCGCCGAGCTCGCTCCGCAGGTGCCACAGCTGCTGCGCGGTGACGAGCGTGAGCGGTGGGAGCGCAACGCGACGGGCCGGTTCGCCGAGGGTGGCATCCCTGCTGAGCTGGCCGAGCGCGGCGCGGCGCTGCTCGACACGTTCTCGTTGCTCGACATCGCCGAGCAGGCGCGGGCCACGGGCGAGTCGCCGCAGGCGGTCGCCGAGCTGTACTTCACGCTCTCCGAGAGCCTGGGCATCGACCGGATGCTGCTGTCGGTCTCGCAGCTGCCGCGCGACGACCGCTGGGACGCGCTCGCGCGCGGGGCGGTCCGTGACGACCTCTACTCCGTGCTCGACGCGCTGACCGGCGCAGTGCTGGCCGGTACGCCGACCGACCTGTCCGCGCAGGAGCGCGCCGAGCGGTGGTCCGGTGACCACGACGCGGCGATCGGCCGAGCGACGCAGGCCCTCGCCGGCATCGACGAGCTGGACACGCCGGGGCTCGCGCCGCTGTCGGTCGCACTGCGCACGCTGCGCACGGTGATCCGCTCCGGGTCGGCCACCTGA
- a CDS encoding sensor histidine kinase yields MPTLNDVLAEHPWLDPAASDWLHLLVGDWQLLSDLSFADLVLWVPRDDGGWTAAAHVRPTTGVGVFLDDLVGGSIDRTRVGPVDQAFRENRLVRAPQTMWRDDTPVREESIPVVVRGGTAPVAVVTRHTNLASMRTPSRLEVTYLATADALARMIATGEFPTKGGHTGRRRGAPRVGDGVLRLDREGKVTYASPNAVSAIHRLGYGGELVGVRLGHALSGLLPRTGPMDEELMPVLTGALPWSTELPSRSASVTVRSIPLSEAGSRVGAVLLVRDVSELRRRERELLTKDATIREIHHRVKNNLQTVAAVLRLQSRRLDDPGAKAALDDAVRRVATIALVHETLSAHLDDSVDFDVIAARGLQAAIEVANRTAVRVRGVTEGSFGVLASEDATVLAMVLAELVQNAVEHGLADRDGTVTVAARRFTDEGGDRLAVTVSDDGRGLPEGFEPGRRGLGTQIVLSLVQDLRGTIRWEPRPEGGSRVTFDAVLRPPADRDDPGMKEPPAEGQGSGVGT; encoded by the coding sequence GTGCCCACCCTCAACGACGTCCTGGCCGAGCATCCGTGGCTCGACCCGGCGGCGTCCGACTGGTTGCACCTGCTCGTCGGCGACTGGCAGCTGCTGTCCGACCTGTCGTTCGCCGACCTGGTGCTGTGGGTGCCCCGTGACGACGGCGGCTGGACGGCCGCGGCGCACGTCCGACCGACCACGGGCGTCGGGGTCTTCCTCGACGACCTCGTCGGCGGCAGCATCGACCGCACCCGGGTCGGTCCGGTCGACCAGGCGTTCCGTGAGAACCGACTGGTGCGTGCGCCCCAGACGATGTGGCGCGACGACACGCCCGTGCGTGAGGAGTCGATCCCGGTCGTGGTGCGTGGCGGCACCGCACCGGTCGCAGTCGTGACGCGACACACCAACCTGGCCTCGATGCGTACACCGAGCCGCCTCGAGGTCACCTACCTCGCGACGGCCGACGCGCTCGCCCGGATGATCGCGACGGGGGAGTTCCCGACCAAGGGCGGCCACACCGGCCGACGGCGGGGTGCGCCTCGCGTCGGTGACGGCGTGCTGCGCCTCGACCGCGAGGGCAAGGTCACCTACGCCAGCCCCAACGCCGTGTCGGCGATCCACCGCCTCGGCTACGGCGGTGAGCTGGTCGGCGTACGCCTCGGTCACGCGCTCTCCGGGCTGCTCCCGCGCACCGGGCCGATGGACGAGGAGCTCATGCCGGTGCTCACGGGCGCCCTGCCCTGGTCGACCGAGCTGCCGTCGCGCAGCGCCAGCGTCACCGTGCGTTCGATCCCGTTGTCCGAGGCCGGCAGCAGGGTCGGCGCGGTCCTGCTCGTGCGCGACGTCAGTGAGCTGCGCCGACGTGAGCGCGAGCTGCTCACCAAGGACGCCACGATCCGCGAGATCCACCACCGCGTCAAGAACAACCTGCAGACCGTGGCCGCTGTGCTGCGGCTGCAGTCGCGGCGGCTGGACGACCCGGGCGCCAAGGCCGCACTCGACGACGCCGTACGCCGGGTCGCGACCATCGCGCTGGTCCACGAAACCCTCAGCGCTCACCTCGACGACTCCGTCGACTTCGACGTCATCGCGGCACGCGGCCTGCAGGCGGCGATCGAGGTGGCCAACCGCACCGCCGTACGCGTGCGCGGCGTGACCGAGGGATCGTTCGGGGTGCTCGCGTCCGAGGACGCCACGGTCCTCGCGATGGTGCTCGCCGAGCTCGTCCAGAACGCCGTCGAGCACGGTCTCGCCGATCGGGACGGCACCGTGACGGTCGCGGCTCGTCGGTTCACCGATGAGGGCGGCGACCGTCTCGCGGTGACGGTGTCGGACGACGGTCGTGGCCTTCCCGAGGGGTTCGAGCCGGGCCGGCGAGGGCTCGGCACCCAGATCGTGCTGTCCCTCGTCCAGGACCTGCGCGGCACGATCCGATGGGAGCCGAGGCCGGAGGGAGGGTCGCGCGTGACGTTCGACGCCGTGCTGCGCCCGCCCGCCGATCGCGACGACCCGGGCATGAAAGAACCCCCGGCCGAGGGCCAGGGGTCAGGGGTGGGGACGTGA
- a CDS encoding WhiB family transcriptional regulator, whose product MDWRNRAACLDEDPELFFPIGNTGPALQQIEDAKAVCRRCEVIDTCLKWALETGQDAGVWGGLSEDERRALKRRNARARRAG is encoded by the coding sequence ATGGATTGGCGCAACCGCGCTGCATGTCTGGACGAGGACCCGGAGCTGTTCTTCCCCATCGGCAACACCGGCCCCGCCCTGCAGCAGATCGAGGACGCCAAGGCGGTGTGCCGTCGCTGCGAGGTCATCGACACCTGTCTGAAGTGGGCCCTCGAGACCGGCCAGGACGCCGGCGTCTGGGGCGGCCTGTCAGAAGACGAGCGTCGAGCCCTCAAGCGTCGCAACGCACGCGCTCGCCGCGCGGGCTGA
- a CDS encoding IS256 family transposase, with translation MSERAAVAQLVRAARARGEDLTGPDGLLKLLTKTVLETALDEEMSEHLGYDKHAVEGRDGGNSRNGTRAKTVLTDNVGPVTIEVPRYRDGSFEPVIVKKRQRRLGDVDTVVLSLYAKGLTTGEISAHFAEVYGASLSKDRISVITDRVIDEMSEWCARPLLPVYAAIFIDAIYVKVRDGQVGNRPFYAAIGVDLQGRRDVLGLWAGTAGHGESAKFWMSVLAEIKNRGVADVFFIVCDGLKGLPDSANAVFPLATVQTCIIHLIRGSFRYASKKYWEAMAKDLRPIYTAPSQEAAWAAFEQFEETWAAMYPAISRLWRDAWEQFVPFLDYDVEIRRVLCSTNGIESLNARYRRAVTAKGHFPTEQAALKTLYLVTRSLDPKGTGQARWTMRWKPALNAFAVTFADRMPAAENL, from the coding sequence ATGTCCGAGCGAGCCGCGGTAGCGCAGCTGGTCCGTGCCGCCCGGGCGCGTGGTGAGGACCTGACCGGCCCGGACGGACTGCTGAAGCTGTTGACCAAGACCGTGCTGGAGACCGCGCTCGATGAGGAGATGAGCGAGCACCTGGGCTATGACAAGCACGCGGTCGAGGGCCGTGATGGTGGTAACTCCCGCAACGGCACCCGGGCCAAGACGGTGCTGACCGACAACGTCGGCCCGGTCACGATCGAGGTCCCACGGTACCGGGACGGCAGCTTCGAACCGGTCATCGTCAAGAAGCGACAACGCCGCCTGGGTGACGTCGACACCGTCGTGCTGTCGTTGTACGCCAAGGGCCTGACCACTGGTGAGATCAGCGCGCACTTCGCCGAGGTCTACGGCGCCTCGCTGTCCAAGGACCGCATCTCGGTGATCACCGACCGCGTCATCGACGAGATGAGCGAGTGGTGCGCCCGGCCGCTGCTGCCGGTCTACGCGGCGATCTTCATCGACGCGATCTACGTCAAGGTCCGTGACGGCCAGGTCGGCAACCGGCCCTTCTACGCCGCGATCGGGGTCGACCTGCAGGGTCGGCGCGACGTGCTCGGGCTATGGGCCGGCACCGCCGGGCACGGGGAGTCAGCGAAGTTCTGGATGAGCGTGCTGGCCGAGATCAAGAACCGTGGCGTGGCCGATGTGTTCTTCATCGTGTGCGACGGACTGAAGGGGCTGCCGGACTCAGCGAACGCGGTGTTCCCGCTGGCCACGGTCCAGACCTGCATCATCCACCTGATCCGCGGGTCCTTCCGGTACGCCTCCAAGAAGTACTGGGAGGCGATGGCCAAGGACCTGCGCCCGATCTACACCGCACCGTCGCAGGAGGCGGCGTGGGCGGCGTTCGAGCAGTTCGAGGAGACCTGGGCGGCGATGTATCCCGCGATCTCACGGCTGTGGCGTGATGCGTGGGAGCAGTTCGTGCCGTTCCTGGACTACGACGTGGAGATCCGCCGAGTTCTGTGCTCCACCAACGGGATCGAGTCCTTGAACGCCCGCTACCGGCGCGCGGTCACCGCCAAGGGCCACTTCCCAACCGAGCAGGCCGCGCTCAAGACGCTCTACCTGGTGACCCGGTCCCTGGACCCCAAGGGCACCGGTCAGGCACGCTGGACCATGCGCTGGAAGCCGGCCCTGAACGCGTTCGCCGTGACCTTCGCCGACCGCATGCCCGCGGCCGAGAACCTGTAA
- a CDS encoding putative quinol monooxygenase: MSTPASLPYAFVAKIVAADGQHDALADLLAGAVALANEEVGTIVWFAVRTHADTFWIFDAFPDEAARDAHANGAIVAALTDNQHLLGAAPEIMAADVLASKLP; this comes from the coding sequence ATGTCCACACCCGCATCACTTCCGTATGCCTTCGTCGCCAAGATCGTCGCGGCCGATGGACAGCACGACGCGCTCGCCGATCTGCTCGCCGGCGCTGTCGCGCTCGCCAACGAAGAAGTAGGAACGATTGTCTGGTTCGCGGTCAGGACCCACGCCGACACCTTCTGGATCTTCGATGCATTCCCCGACGAGGCCGCTCGCGACGCCCACGCCAACGGCGCCATCGTCGCAGCCCTGACGGACAATCAGCACCTCCTCGGCGCAGCACCCGAGATCATGGCGGCCGACGTCCTCGCGTCCAAGCTCCCGTAG